The Mugil cephalus isolate CIBA_MC_2020 chromosome 11, CIBA_Mcephalus_1.1, whole genome shotgun sequence genome includes a window with the following:
- the ptpn23a gene encoding tyrosine-protein phosphatase non-receptor type 23 isoform X2, which yields MEAVPRMPMIWLDLKEAGEFQFSPSVRQFILKNYGENPDKYNEQLKKLETLRQSAVNVTRDFEGCSTLRKYFGQLHYLQSRVPMGASQEAAVPISWTEIFSGKTVTHDDISYEQACILYNLGALHSMLGAMDNRVSEEGMKVSCTHFQCSAGAFSYLRDHFSHNFSVDMSHQILNLNINLMLGQAQECLLEKSMLDNRKSFLVARISAQVVDYYKEACRALENSETASMLGKIQKDWKKLVQMKIYYFAAIAHLHMGKQAEEQQKYGERLAYLQSSLDKLSEAIKLAKGQPDSVQEALRFTMDVIGGKFNSAKKDNDFIYHETVPSLETLASVKGAPLVKALPVNPTDPSVTGPDLFSKLVPMAAHEASSLYSEEKAKLLRDVMAKIETKNETLEQFMDSLGLEPESVDNLDMYSHIPPVLMEKCAALSVRPDTVKSLIQSMQVLSGVFTDVESSLKEIRDVLEADEAGERTLQEVGGPTAGEVHPASQSHTLAEIRRDLEKYMEAHEKASFTNTELHRAMNLHISNLRLLGGPLESLRDALPRPQLSEEEVAGLQCMKRILGKVQEMREQRSSLEKQLRDLIQQDDITSTLVTTDRADMKRIFEEQLKKYEQVKVYIDQNLAAQENILKALTEANVQYASVRKGLSQTEQQWNSTVQGLVGSYEAYEDLMKKSQEGKEFYDDLEAKASRLLERAKALCQTRTDERKPILEKETQKKPPARPTAAKPSLKAKASDVDSACSSLDDPELAQLSAAILALGGDLPEDLRSLPPDIPSLPTAAARLPGPEAFIPPCANLGGSASLPWPGAPAAGLPRFPANLPPPELLARIAQFPTSGGLATQGPLPPGPLPQMSPQRPQQMPTQAVVSSYRPPPPQAPHPGPVAPVPVRPSTTTVDSIQGPIPSYSPTPHHPVLPAASTGYSVPPQIGAYSQYMTQPGVPIQGPGHTPAPQSHPQKHPQQYPQPIGQPLPQGYPPGPRAIPGPHTPLHTQQAYPHGYMPGVPHQYGQAFPGHLQPHQQNGFQAQIPQGYQTPQGYVPQQHPQMIPGTIPRPPQVQMPPQAAHPPTPATSQPPPPVSQPYPPHPNQQMPNAFHHQHIMPQPQHISVPPNAQQIPPHLQMQIPGGPRPQMPPTSQTMPQVSQNYIPSSSQPNQTPHHPQMPPVSQPHMVPGPQVHMPRGHMSQVPPNSLPPQHHPHPGQPPLPQQPMRMPSQPQSQPPHSGGVCYPGGTPMMPQKPLAPQPAAPQQPQAPLPMTHPQPSTMYPSAPGPNVPQSAPQQPPAIVPHVPHAPPAQHMIQPSPGGPTAVQPPNTIPPSPSPAPSPSPSPGPTSLGLNPQQRPAPATTPGATAPHTLPSPSAVSPSTSLFQRQNSSTDDLLSSSPESQPGGVKAPTNVLQPTKADPQDGERRRKSSQGVLLIQGDPYQAPERVARLHGELERYRAQVDSLEHPSENEGGLSVLDARWKELQDQQEKDARQLSIAIARCYTMKNRHQDVMPYDLNRVVLHSGKDDYINASYVEDLSPYCPRLIATQAPLTGTAADFWLMVYEQKVSMIVMLVSEQELDKGKVLRYFPTERGQQLSQGPITLSLTTQKTTPTHMERMISLQYRDQSLKRTVVHLQFTSWPELGLPDSKSNLLRFIQEVHGHYLHQRPLHTPVVVHCSSGVGRTGAFCLLYAALQELEAGNGIPDLPLLVKKMRQQRKNMLQEKLHLKFCYEAVLKHAEQVLQRHGITTATCSKNTNCAATKPYSRQESQQDIVLGGDMPISSIQATIAKLSIRPPSATDPAMEAGAPYGLEEQVDTILPALHQDPCAPTDEQPPSSFNPPLTSPTHSPPPPNGLDAVSPSAPLAPNHQSAPAASPSISPPPSSAPAPSSLELLASLTPEAFSMDGGGRGKQRVTKQSFLQPAEGQGLHGTRGDEGDDPLSSLDPLWTLNK from the exons ATGGAGGCGGTCCCCCGGATGCCGATGATCTGGCTGGATCTGAAGGAGGCTGGGGAGTTCCAGTTCAGCCCGTCCGTGAGGCAG TTCATACTGAAGAACTATGGAGAGAATCCGGACAAGTACAATGAACAGCTGAAGAAACTCGAGACTCTGCGGCAG AGCGCAGTGAATGTAACGAGAGATTTCGAGGGTTGCAGCACACTGAGGAAGTACTTCGGCCAGCTGCATTACCTCCAAAGCCGAGTACCCATGGGAGCAAGTCAGGAGGCTGCGGTACCCATCTCATG gaCTGAAATATTCTCTGGAAAAACAGTCACCCATGATGACATCAGTTATGAGCAAGCATGTATCCTCTACAATCTTG GAGCCCTCCACTCTATGTTGGGCGCCATGGATAACAGGGTCTCTGAGGAG GGGATGAAGGTGTCATGCACTCACTTCCAGTGCTCAGCAGGGGCTTTTTCCTACCTGAGAGACCATTTCAGCCACAACTTCAGCGTGGATATGAGCCACCAGATTCTTAACCTCAACATCAACCTTATGCTG GGCCAGGCTCAGGAGTGTCTTCTGGAGAAGTCCatgttggacaacaggaagagtTTCCTGGTTGCCCGCATCAGTGCTCAG GTGGTGGATTACTATAAAGAAGCCTGCAGAGCTCTGGAGAACTCTGAGACAGCCTCAATGCTGGGAAAGATTCAGAAAGACTGGAAGAAGCTGGTTCAGATGAAGATCTACTACTTTGCTGCCATCGCTCAT cTTCATATGGGAAAACaggcagaggagcagcagaagtACGGAGAACGG CTGGCTTACCTGCAGAGCTCCTTGGACAAGCTCAGTGAAGCCATCAAGCTTGCCAAG GGTCAGCCTGACAGTGTGCAAGAGGCCTTGAGATTCACTATGGATGTCATTGGTGGAAA GTTTAATTCTGCCAAAAAAGACAATGACTTCATCTATCATGAGACCGTTCCTTCTCTGGAGACTCTTGCGTCAGTCAAAG GCGCTCCACTGGTGAAGGCTCTGCCAGTCAATCCCACTGACCCCAGTGTCACTGGACCAGACCTGTTTTCCAAGTTAGTGCCGATGGCTGCCCATGAAGCATCCTCTCTATACAG TGAGGAGAAAGCAAAGCTGCTAAGAGACGTCATGGCCAAGATTGAAACTAAGAATGAAACACTAGA acAGTTCATGGACTCTCTGGGCTTGGAGCCGGAGTCTGTGGACAACTTGGACATGTACAGCCATATCCCTCCAGTCCTGATGGAGAAGTGCGCTGCTCTCAGCGTCCGACCTGACACCGTTAAGAGCCTTATTCAGTCTATGCAGG TGCTCTCTGGTGTATTCACCGATGTGGAATCTTCACTGAAGGAGATCAGAGATGTCCTAGAGGCAGACGAAGCTGGTGAGCGAACTCTTCAGGAGGTTGGAGGCCCCACTGCAGGCGAGGTGCACCCAGCTTCACAGAGCCACACTCTGGCTGAAATCCGAAGGGACCTAGAGAAGTATATGGAGGCCCACGAAAAGGCCAGTTTCACCAATACTGAGCTCCACAGGGCCATGAATCTGCACATTAGTAATCTGCGGCTACTAGGAGGCCCGCTAGAAAGTCTGAGAGACGCCCTACCGCGGCCCCAGCTCAGTGAAG AGGAAGTAGCAGGGCTTCAGTGTATGAAGCGAATCCTGGGTAAGGTGCAGGAGATGAGGGAACAGAGGAGCTCTTTGGAAAAACAGCTTCGTGACCTCATTCAGCAGGATGACATTACATCCACCCTTGTCAccacagacagagcagacatGAAG CGTATATttgaggagcagctgaagaagtaTGAGCAGGTGAAAGTGTATATTGACCAGAACCTTGCAGCTCAAGAAAACATCTTGAAGGCCCTGACTGAGGCAAACGTTCAGTACGCCTCCGTTCGTAAGGGTCTGAGCCAGACTGAGCAGCAGTGGAACAGCACTGTCCAGGGACTGGTAGGCTCATACGAAGCCTATGAGGACCTGATGAAGAAGTCCCAGGAAGGAAAAGAGTTCTATGATGACCTGGAGGCCAAAGCATCACGTTTGCTGGAAAGAGCAAAGGCCCTCTGTCAGACCAGGACAGATGAAAGGAAGCCCATCCTGGAAAA AGAGACCCAGAAGAAGCCTCCAGCACGGCCCACAGCAGCTAAGCCCTCCCTTAAAGCCAAGGCTTCTGATGTTGATTCCGCTTGTTCAAGCCTAGATGATCCAGAGTTAGCCCAGCTCAGTGCAGCCATCTTAGCCTTGGGTGGTGACTTGCCTGAAGACCTCCGCAGCCTCCCCCCTGACATTCCTTCCCTCCCTACCGCTGCAGCTCGTCTTCCTGGTCCTGAAGCCTTTATCCCACCTTGCGCAAACTTGGGTGGAAGCGCGTCTCTGCCGTGGCCTGGTGCTCCAGCCGCTGGTCTTCCTCGCTTCCCTGCCaacctcccacctccagagCTTCTGGCAAGGATAGCTCAGTTTCCTACTTCAGGGGGTCTGGCAACACAAGGACCCCTACCACCTGGGCCCCTCCCTCAGATGTCTCCACAGAGGCCTCAACAAATGCCCACCCAAGCAGTGGTGTCCAGTTATAGACCACCCCCTCCCCAAGCTCCCCACCCAGGCCCTGTTGCCCCTGTCCCAGTGCGGCCCTCAACAACCACTGTAGACAGCATCCAAGGCCCTATCCCCAGTTACTCCCCTACACCACATCACCCTGTCTTACCCGCAGCCTCAACTGGCTACTCTGTACCCCCACAGATAGGAGCATATTCTCAGTATATGACCCAACCAGGGGTCCCTATTCAAGGCCCAGGCCATACACCTGCACCACAGTCACATCCACAGAAGCATCCACAGCAGTACCCTCAGCCCATTGGACAACCACTCCCTCAGGGTTATCCCCCTGGACCAAGGGCTATTCCTGGCCCTCATACTCCTCTCCACACCCAGCAAGCCTACCCACATGGCTATATGCCTGGTGTTCCTCACCAGTATGGACAGGCTTTCCCAGGTCACCTGCAGCCACATCAACAAAATGGCTTTCAGGCTCAGATACCCCAGGGCTACCAGACTCCACAGGGCTATGTGCCACAGCAGCACCCTCAGATGATCCCAGGCACTATTCCAAGGCCACCTCAGGTTCAGATGCCCCCTCAGGCTGCACATCCACCAACGCCTGCAACTTCACAACCACCACCCCCTGTATCTCAACCCTACCCTCCCCATCCTAACCAACAGATGCCCAATGCATTTCATCACCAACACATCATGCCACAACCACAACATATTTCAGTGCCCCCTAATGCACAGCAGATCCCTCCGCACCTACAGATGCAGATACCAGGTGGTCCTAGGCCACAGATGCCCCCCACAAGTCAGACAATGCCTCAAGTCTCACAGAACTACATACCCTCCTCTAGCCAACCAAATCAGACTCCTCATCACCCTCAGATGCCTCCTGTTTCACAACCtcatatggttcctggtcctcAGGTCCACATGCCAAGGGGCCATATGTCCCAAGTGCCCCCCAATTCTCTACCCCCACAACATCACCCCCACCCTGGTCAGCCTCCTCTACCCCAGCAGCCAATGCGGATGCCCAGTCAACCTCAGTCTCAGCCTCCTCATTCTGGGGGAGTATGCTACCCTGGAGGGACTCCAATGATGCCCCAGAAGCCCCTGGCACCACAACCTGCTGCTCCGCAGCAGCCTCAGGCTCCTCTTCCTATGACACATCCACAGCCTTCTACTATGTATCCTTCAGCTCCAGGACCTAATGTACCTCAGAGTGCCCCACAGCAACCCCCTgccattgtcccacatgttccaCATGCCCCTCCTGCTCAGCACATGATTCAGCCCTCTCCTGGAGGCCCTACAGCAGTGCAACCACCCAACACTATCCCACCTTCCCCTTCCCCTGCCCCATCTCCATCGCCCTCTCCTGGTCCTACATCTCTGGGTCTGAACCCCCAGCAGAGACCCGCACCAGCCACCACTCCTGGAGCCACAGCCCCACACactcttccctctccctctgctgttTCTCCCTCCACATCACTTTTTCAACGGCAGAACTCAAGCACAGATGACCTCCTCTCCTCGAGTCCAGAGAGTCAGCCTGGAGGCGTCAAGGCCCCGACCAATGTCCTGCAACCCACCAAAGCTGACCCACAGGATGGTGAACGTCGAAGGAAGAGTTCCCAGGGGGTCCTCCTGATCCAAGGGGACCCATACCAAGCCCCAGAGCGTGTCGCCCGTCTTCATGGTGAACTGGAACGTTACAGAGCCCAGGTAGATTCCCTAGAGCACCCGTCAGAAAATGAAGGGGGCCTGTCGGTTCTGGATGCCCGCTGGAAAGAACTACAGGACCAGCAGGAAAAGGACGCCCGCCAGCTCTCCATTGCTATTGCTCGTTGCTACACCATGAAGAACCGTCATCAGGATGTAATGCCCTATGACCTTAACCGTGTGGTGCTGCATTCAGGCAAAGATGACTACATAAACGCCAGCTACGTGGAAGACTTGTCGCCATACTGCCCACGCCTTATTGCCACACAGGCTCCACTCACTGGCACCGCAGCAGACTTCTGGTTGATGGTGTATGAGCAGAAAGTGTCAATGATTGTCATGCTGGTTTCAGAGCAAGAACTGGATAAG GGAAAGGTTCTGCGTTACTTCCCAACAGAGCGCGGCCAGCAGCTCTCTCAGGGACCAATCACACTCAGCCTCACCACACAGAAGACGACACCAACTCACATGGAGCGCATGATCAGCCTGCAGTACCGCGACCAAAGCCTCAAACGCACCGTTGTTCATCTCCAGTTTACATCCTGGCCGGAGCT GGGTCTTCCTGATAGCAAGAGCAACCTGCTGCGATTCATCCAGGAGGTTCATGGACACTACCTCCACCAGAGGCCCTTGCACACACCTGTGGTGGTGCACTGCAG CTCTGGTGTTGGACGTACTGGCGCCTTCTGTCTCCTGTACGCGGccctgcaggagctggaggcaGGAAATGGGATCCCAGACCTCCCGCTGTTGGTGAAGAAGATGAGACAACAGCGGAAGAACATGCTACAGGAGAAG CTCCATTTGAAGTTCTGCTATGAGGCTGTGCTGAAGCACGCTGAGCAGGTTCTTCAGCGCCATGGCATCACGACAGCCACCTGCAGCAAGAACACCAACTGTGCAGCCACAAAG CCTTACTCCAGACAGGAGTCCCAGCAGGATATCGTCCTTGGTGGTGACATGCCCATTAGCTCCATCCAAGCCACCATCGCTAAGCTCAGCATCCGGCCACCGAGTGCCACAGACCCAGCCATGGAGGCTGGGGCCCCGTATGGTTTGGAGGAGCAAGTTGACACTATCCTACCTGCCCTGCACCAGGACCCTTGTGCTCCCACAGATGAACAGCCCCCATCCTCCTTCAATCCACCTCTCACCTCCCCCACTcactctcctccaccacctaATGGCCTGGATGCTGTCTCCCCCTCTGCTCCGTTGGCACCCAACCACCAGTCAGCCCCAGCAGCTTCTCCCAGCATCagcccccccccttcctctgcACCGGCTCCATCGTCCCTGGAGCTCTTGGCCTCGCTGACACCTGAGGCCTTCTCCATGGACGGAGGAGGTCGAGGAAAGCAGCGGGTGACCAAGCAGAGCTTCCTACAGCCAGCAGAGGGCCAAGGTCTCCACGGGACTCGAGGTGATGAAGGCGATGATCCGCTCAGCAGCCTGGACCCTCTCTGGACCCTCAACAAGTAA